Proteins encoded in a region of the Quercus lobata isolate SW786 chromosome 8, ValleyOak3.0 Primary Assembly, whole genome shotgun sequence genome:
- the LOC115957597 gene encoding zinc finger protein ZAT5: MEAQEEVMMGSRDQTHIVKGKRTKRQRPQSPIPFAMITTTSGDDITGGGSGGGGSGGTTTGGDCYNVDILNTNNIINWSPPATTSTELQDSTEEEEDMANCLILLAKGQSVRGRGESLKQVEEDVAAAAASASAYKLNSRREAAGTGIGPGTGTGIGTSTGTGTGTGTDTSNKAGCYIYECKTCNRTFQSFQALGGHRASHKKTKALAAAAEEKKQFLLSSEDDSIEEAQQQQQVIIKKNNNDHFSSSLSLQLSNSSRGLYSNNNNINRSNNNNKVHECSVCGAEFTSGQALGGHMRRHRSPMGTSSSTSLSLTAPIALESDQYHQEQPPNKKPTHMLSLDLDLNLPAPEDDHDHVHGVEQKFPFAPKQQQQQQQQKQQQQQSTSLVFSAPTLVDCHY; this comes from the coding sequence ATGGAAGCTCAAGAAGAAGTCATGATGGGGTCTAGAGATCAAACCCACATCGTCAAAGGCAAGCGCACCAAACGCCAAAGGCCTCAATCCCCCATCCCTTTTGCCATGATCACTACTACAAGTGGAGATGATATTACTGGTGGTGGTAGCGGTGGTGGCGGCAGCGGCGGCACTACTACTGGCGGCGATTGTTACAATGTTGATATCCTCAATACCAACAATATTATCAATTGGTCACCTCCTGCCACTACTTCAACTGAATTACAAGATAGCACTGAGGAAGAAGAGGACATGGCCAATTGCCTAATCCTTCTAGCTAAAGGACAATCCGTTCGCGGCCGCGGTGAGTCCCTCAAACAAGTTGAAGAAgatgttgctgctgctgctgcttctGCTTCTGCTTATAAGCTTAATAGTCGAAGAGAGGCGGCAGGCACGGGAATAGGTCCAGGCACCGGCACAGGCATAGGCACGAGTACGGGTACGGGTACGGGTACGGGTACAGACACGAGTAATAAGGCTGGATGTTATATTTACGAGTGCAAGACATGTAACCGGACATTCCAATCATTCCAAGCGCTCGGTGGGCATAGGGCAAGTCACAAGAAGACTAAGGCCTTGGCAGCAGCAGCAGAAGAAAAGAAGCAATTTTTATTGTCTTCGGAGGATGATAGTATTGAGGAagcacaacaacaacaacaagtgaTCATCAAGAAGAATAATAATGATCATTTctcttcatctctttctctacaATTGAGTAATAGTTCTAGAGGTTTGTATagcaataataacaatattaacaggtcaaataataataataaggttcATGAGTGTTCGGTTTGTGGTGCGGAATTCACGTCCGGACAGGCCTTAGGTGGTCACATGAGACGGCACCGTTCACCTATGGGGACAAGTAGTAGTACTAGTTTGTCTTTGACAGCTCCAATAGCTTTGGAATCTGATCAATATCATCAGGAACAACCACCAAACAAGAAGCCAACACACATGCTTTCATTGGATTTGGATCTCAACCTTCCTGCCCCAGAAGATGATCATGATCATGTTCATGGAGTTGAACAGAAATTCCCATTTGCACCGAAgcaacaacagcaacagcaacaacagaaacaacagcaacaacaatcAACTAGTCTTGTTTTCTCCGCCCCAACTTTGGTGGACTGTCATTACTAA